In Syngnathoides biaculeatus isolate LvHL_M chromosome 5, ASM1980259v1, whole genome shotgun sequence, the following are encoded in one genomic region:
- the cxcr3.2 gene encoding C-X-C chemokine receptor type 3-2 isoform X2, with protein MDDYMATTEDYWIFDYENYTLPPESSKTYAAPCPHEDIYTFAQRYLPVAYSLVFFLAVVGNVLVLCVIRRYRKSYSGCACSFSLTDTFLLHLAISDLLLALTLPLFATQWAHQWVFGEAVCKISGALFSLNRYSGILFLACISFDRYLAIVHAVSSGWKRNSCQAQVACAFIWVGCLALGGLDIAFKQVGEVKIGDGQGPLLCQVWFTDNAAQWMASLQLVSVSLGFGLPLLIMLYCYVRIIRSLCNATRRQKRRSLGLIVSLVSVFVICWAPYNCFQLADSLQRLDVVVGGCQFGRIVDMGTVITESVGLSHCALNPLLYGFVGVKFRREMARMCKGLLGKRNWLGTEEWRGRKQKRTGSYSSAESENTSYSVMVGK; from the exons ATGGATGACTACATGGCAACCACAGAGGACTACTGG ATATTTGACTACGAAAACTACACGTTGCCACCGGAAAGCAGCAAGACGTACGCGGCCCCCTGTCCCCACGAAGACATCTACACTTTTGCTCAGAGGTACCTTCCCGTGGCCTACAGTCTGGTCTTCTTCCTGGCTGTGGTGGGCAACGTGCTGGTACTCTGCGTGATCCGACGCTACCGCAAATCCTACAGCGGCTGCGCCTGCTCCTTCTCCCTGACCGAcaccttcctcctccacctggCCATCTCCGACTTGCTCCTGGCGTTAACGCTGCCGCTCTTTGCCACCCAGTGGGCCCACCAGTGGGTGTTCGGCGAGGCGGTCTGCAAGATCTCCGGCGCTCTGTTCTCTCTCAACCGCTACAGCGGCATCCTTTTCCTGGCCTGCATCAGTTTCGACCGCTACCTGGCCATCGTCCACGCCGTCAGCTCCGGCTGGAAGCGCAACAGCTGCCAGGCCCAGGTGGCCTGCGCTTTCATCTGGGTGGGCTGCCTGGCCCTTGGCGGGTTGGACATCGCCTTCAAGCAGGTGGGTGAGGTGAAAATCGGAGACGGGCAGGGACCTCTCCTGTGCCAGGTGTGGTTCACCGACAATGCTGCGCAGTGGATGGCCAGCTTGCAGCTGGTCAGCGTGAGCCTGGGCTTCGGACTCCCGCTCCTGATCATGCTTTATTGCTACGTCCGGATTATCCGTTCGCTGTGCAACGCCACCCGCCGGCAAAAGCGCAGGTCGTTAGGTCTCATCGTCTCCCTGGTGTCCGTCTTCGTGATCTGCTGGGCGCCGTACAACTGTTTCCAGCTGGCCGACAGCCTGCAGAGGCTGGACGTCGTGGTCGGCGGTTGCCAGTTCGGCCGCATCGTAGACATGGGCACGGTGATCACCGAGAGCGTGGGGCTGTCGCACTGCGCCCTCAACCCGCTGCTCTATGGCTTTGTGGGGGTCAAGTTCCGCAGGGAGATGGCTCGGATGTGCAAGGGGCTGCTGGGAAAGAGAAACTGGCTAGGGACGGAGGAATGGAGGGGCAGGAAGCAGAAAAGAACCGGCTCCTACAGCTCTGCCGAAAGCGAAAACACCTCCTACTCGGTCATGGTGGGAAAATGA
- the LOC133500370 gene encoding uncharacterized protein LOC133500370: MVSTPSHVAVQEVAMAMVSPPSHVAVQEVVMAMLSPPSHVAVQEVVMAMAPRPPHVPVQEEVELVMLPPPSHVPVQEVATVPQPPHVPVQEYQRRPVRGRPTPLSRRRQELGSSDEPPRSWRDFGMPEMVMVAVMALVLLSIIPFASDGSQPLHDLASLVTNPRLPPDQASVATSPWSSRNHGVGGSRPEQLPASAWFLLRRLVPHRGRPPESPRGDPGAWRPGRPPDLSTRTPCIWWPGWPPDWGSGGACPLPDPPSAPPCLC, translated from the exons ATGGTGTCgacgccttctcacgttgctgtccaggaggtggcgatggcgatggtgtcgccgccttctcacgttgctgtccaggag gtggtgatggcgatgttgtcgccgccttctcacgttgctgtccaggaggttgTGATGGCGATGGCACCGcggcctcctcacgttcccgtccaggaggaggtggagttggtgatgctgcctccgccttctcacgttcctgtccaggaggtggcgactgttccccagccgcctcacgttcctgtccaggagtaccagcggcgaccggtccgcggccgtcccacgcccttgtctcgacggcgacaagagctggggagttctgatgagccaccccggagctggagagactttgggATGCCTGagatggtaatggtggcggtcatggctctggtccttctttCCATCATCCCATTCGCttctgatggctcccagccgcttcatgacctggcctcgttggtgaccaatccacggctgcctcctgaccaagcctcggtggcgaccagtccctggtcgtctcgcaaccacggcgtgggaggttctcgtccggagcagttgcctgcctcggcctggttcctgcttcgtcgtttggttcctcacagaggtcgtcctcccgaatcgccccgtggggaccctggtgcttggcgtccgggtcgtcctcctgacctgtccacccggacgccttgcatttggtggcctggatggccaccagactggggttcggggggggcgtgccctcttCCGGATCCCCCTTCCGCccccccctgcctgtgttaa
- the cxcr3.2 gene encoding C-X-C chemokine receptor type 3-2 isoform X1, protein MHVQGGDVASPDLTLAYHLDEQNSTDYLYQNMPADYDRTRLQLWGNLFVQSQLGQSRQSKKKSRRLCDDAGKKLAVSTFAASMDDYMATTEDYWIFDYENYTLPPESSKTYAAPCPHEDIYTFAQRYLPVAYSLVFFLAVVGNVLVLCVIRRYRKSYSGCACSFSLTDTFLLHLAISDLLLALTLPLFATQWAHQWVFGEAVCKISGALFSLNRYSGILFLACISFDRYLAIVHAVSSGWKRNSCQAQVACAFIWVGCLALGGLDIAFKQVGEVKIGDGQGPLLCQVWFTDNAAQWMASLQLVSVSLGFGLPLLIMLYCYVRIIRSLCNATRRQKRRSLGLIVSLVSVFVICWAPYNCFQLADSLQRLDVVVGGCQFGRIVDMGTVITESVGLSHCALNPLLYGFVGVKFRREMARMCKGLLGKRNWLGTEEWRGRKQKRTGSYSSAESENTSYSVMVGK, encoded by the exons ATGCATGTTCAGGGTGGAGACGTAGCGAGCCCAGATTTAACACTCG cATACCATCTGGATGAGCAAAATTCCACTGATTATCTGTATCAAAACATGCCAGCTGATTACGATAGGACTCGTCTACAGCTATGGGGAAACTTGTTTGTGCAGTCACAACTGGGACAGTCCAGACaatccaagaaaaaaagcagaagaCTTTGTGACGATGCTGGCAAAAAGCTG GCCGTGTCCACATTTGCAGCAAGCATGGATGACTACATGGCAACCACAGAGGACTACTGG ATATTTGACTACGAAAACTACACGTTGCCACCGGAAAGCAGCAAGACGTACGCGGCCCCCTGTCCCCACGAAGACATCTACACTTTTGCTCAGAGGTACCTTCCCGTGGCCTACAGTCTGGTCTTCTTCCTGGCTGTGGTGGGCAACGTGCTGGTACTCTGCGTGATCCGACGCTACCGCAAATCCTACAGCGGCTGCGCCTGCTCCTTCTCCCTGACCGAcaccttcctcctccacctggCCATCTCCGACTTGCTCCTGGCGTTAACGCTGCCGCTCTTTGCCACCCAGTGGGCCCACCAGTGGGTGTTCGGCGAGGCGGTCTGCAAGATCTCCGGCGCTCTGTTCTCTCTCAACCGCTACAGCGGCATCCTTTTCCTGGCCTGCATCAGTTTCGACCGCTACCTGGCCATCGTCCACGCCGTCAGCTCCGGCTGGAAGCGCAACAGCTGCCAGGCCCAGGTGGCCTGCGCTTTCATCTGGGTGGGCTGCCTGGCCCTTGGCGGGTTGGACATCGCCTTCAAGCAGGTGGGTGAGGTGAAAATCGGAGACGGGCAGGGACCTCTCCTGTGCCAGGTGTGGTTCACCGACAATGCTGCGCAGTGGATGGCCAGCTTGCAGCTGGTCAGCGTGAGCCTGGGCTTCGGACTCCCGCTCCTGATCATGCTTTATTGCTACGTCCGGATTATCCGTTCGCTGTGCAACGCCACCCGCCGGCAAAAGCGCAGGTCGTTAGGTCTCATCGTCTCCCTGGTGTCCGTCTTCGTGATCTGCTGGGCGCCGTACAACTGTTTCCAGCTGGCCGACAGCCTGCAGAGGCTGGACGTCGTGGTCGGCGGTTGCCAGTTCGGCCGCATCGTAGACATGGGCACGGTGATCACCGAGAGCGTGGGGCTGTCGCACTGCGCCCTCAACCCGCTGCTCTATGGCTTTGTGGGGGTCAAGTTCCGCAGGGAGATGGCTCGGATGTGCAAGGGGCTGCTGGGAAAGAGAAACTGGCTAGGGACGGAGGAATGGAGGGGCAGGAAGCAGAAAAGAACCGGCTCCTACAGCTCTGCCGAAAGCGAAAACACCTCCTACTCGGTCATGGTGGGAAAATGA
- the tlr21 gene encoding LOW QUALITY PROTEIN: toll-like receptor 21 (The sequence of the model RefSeq protein was modified relative to this genomic sequence to represent the inferred CDS: inserted 1 base in 1 codon) — MASLIYQLMWLTLTLVVVQMVTAYTFMNCIEDRNSNHRSFKCNLRKKTNITDIIVDLPPSVVNLTILSNPIRHIPNDTFARIRNLSHLRLDGNHLSTIDNSAFRYLHQLNSLNLSFNNISQLSHSLFSSLHKLTVLSLRGNKLKQLPVGIFSATLELNTLLLQQNHLINFSGIVESVSHLRNLLKLDLCHNNFTSLSHNQTQLPRSLIKLYLRGNNLSTLGCDHSFLTEVKSLDLSYNSRLTAWAFVGVNLTQTNDLKLQSTAVNVTTFLNISNIFPGHLNFAGMGVSNDSLLLDLCKVLRQKMSKLSMLRLGSNGIRDLQNDTLSHCPIITKSLDLSQNRLGSSQEKNINCLDFLGKNRFLKTLNIEHNHLPILSTCKKKQMVRFHELEDLSFRYNRILSVDAYAFYHTPNIKTLKLNINTIASLHRKALXGLNKLETLRLDNNLLTDLFKETFEDLSALQILNLRNNRISVIFNRTFHRLNNLTTLDLGGNKISTVHPSGLEGLKSLSKLYMDGNNLKQINMSLHGVFKRNLSVLDLENNLIRFNTINISSPFLNMSRLRELKLGSQRPYGLTVLPRKFFRGLANLFSLYLNNNQISYISTDAFDDLKKLSFLNLDKCCEVNIQLKPGVFKNLHHLTRLVVENVGIQNFSQKVFGNLTQLQALQLNHNGMQTLEVEVLNSLPNLRYLDIRHLPLSCTCVNSLLQKWTKDNTKVQVVYVYDLPCQQDEKKNFYNFDTNICYIDLGEYLFLTTATVVTFFTALPLLHIKLYWKMKYGYYVFRSWFGEQWRKLKEEEENCIYDAFVSYNSNDEEWVMVQLLPNLEGNGSSLKLCLHHRDFEPGRDIIDNIVTAVYSSRKTICVVSRNFLQSEWCSLEIQLASYRLFDEHRDVLLLVFLEPVSERQMSSYHRMRKVMLKKTYLQWPASDCVNPEQAQELFWSQLRRALKTGGKLEIEDNNETPDSDDLGESDTQTLIADGNFYTY, encoded by the exons ATGGCGAGTCTCATCTATCAGCTAATGTGGCTCACACTCACCCTTGTGGTGGTCCAGATGGTCACAGCGTACACGTTTATGAACTGCATCGAGGACAGGAACTCGAATCACAGAAGCTTCAAATGCAACCTGCGAAAGAAGACAAACATAACAGACATCATTGTAGACCTGCCGCCGTCTGTCGTGAATCTCACCATTTTGAGCAATCCCATCCGGCACATTCCTAATGACACCTTTGCCCGCATCCGGAACCTTTCCCATCTTCGGTTGGACGGCAACCATTTGAGCACCATTGACAATTCTGCGTTTCGGTACCTGCATCAACTCAATTCTCTCAACTTATCCTTTAACAACAtttcccagctgagccactcACTATTCTCAAGCCTGCACAAACTCACTGTTCTCTCGCTGAGGGGCAACAAACTCAAGCAGCTACCGGTGGGAATTTTCTCAGCCACCCTCGAGCTCAACACTTTACTACTACAACAGAACCACCTCATAAACTTCTCAGGGATTGTTGAGTCTGTGTCACACTTAAGGAATCTATTGAAATTGGACCTTTGCCACAACAACTTCACTTCTCTGAGTCACAACCAAACACAACTTCCCAGATCCCTCATCAAGTTGTACCTACGTGGAAACAATCTGTCCACTTTAGGATGTGACCACTCCTTCCTCACTGAGGTCAAGAGCTTGGATTTGTCCTACAACTCCAGACTCACCGCTTGGGCTTTTGTTGGCGTGAACCTGACGCAAACCAACGACCTCAAATTGCAGTCAACTGCGGTCAACGTGACAACGTTTTTGAACATCAGCAACATCTTTCCAGGTCACTTGAACTTTGCAGGCATGGGTGTGAGCAATGACAGTCTGTTACTTGATCTGTGCAAAGTGTTGAGGCAAAAGATGAGCAAGCTTAGCATGTTGCGTTTGGGCAGCAATGGTATCAGGGACCTACAAAATGACACACTGTCCCATTGCCCAATCATCACAAAATCTCTAGATCTATCGCAAAATCGTCTAGGGAGCTCACAAGAAAAGAACATCAATTGCCTTGATTTTCTCGGTAAGAATAGATTTTTAAAGACGTTAAATATTGAGCACAACCACCTGCCTATCCTTTCCACTTGCAAGAAAAAGCAGATGGTGCGTTTCCATGAGTTGGAGGATCTCAGCTTCCGGTACAACCGTATTCTGTCGGTTGATGCTTACGCTTTCTATCATACGCCTAATATCAAAACCCTGAAATTAAACATCAACACCATTGCCTCCCTCCACCGTAAAGCTC AAGGGCTCAACAAACTTGAGACGCTGCGTCTGGATAACAACCTTCTCACTGACCTGTTCAAAGAAACATTTGAGGATTTGTCTGCGCTACAAATTCTTAACCTGCGCAACAATCGCATTTCAGTCATTTTCAATAGGACCTTCCACCGCCTCAACAATCTGACAACGCTGGACCTCGGGGGGAACAAGATTTCCACCGTTCATCCCTCTGGACTTGAAGGACTCAAAAGCCTCTCAAAGTTGTACATGGATGGAAACAACCTCAAACAGATTAACATGTCCCTCCACGGTGTGTTTAAGCGCAATCTGTCAGTATTGGATTTAGAAAATAATCTAATTCGCTTCAACACCATAAATATCAGTTCACCATTTCTAAACATGAGCAGACTCAGGGAATTGAAGTTGGGCAGCCAGCGTCCCTATGGCCTCACAGTATTGCCGCGTAAGTTCTTCCGTGGCCTTGCCAATCTCTTTTCTCTTTATCTCAACAACAATCAAATCTCATACATTTCCACCGACGCCtttgatgacttgaaaaaaCTAAGTTTCCTCAACCTGGACAAGTGCTGCGAAGTGAACATACAACTGAAACCGGGCGTTTTTAAGAATCTTCATCATTTGACCAGATTGGTTGTAGAAAATGTGGGGATCCAGAACTTTTCTCAGAAAGTGTTTGGTAATCTCACCCAGTTGCAGGCACTGCAGCTCAATCACAACGGGATGCAAACACTTGAGGTGGAGGTGTTGAACAGTCTGCCCAATCTGCGCTACTTGGATATACGCCATCTCCCACTCAGCTGTACATGCGTAAATAGCTTGCTGCAAAAATGGACCAAGGACAACACAAAGGTCCAAGTGGTGTATGTCTACGATCTGCCGTGCCAGCAGGATGAGAAAAAGAACTTCTACAACTTTGATACCAACATTTGCTACATTGACCTCGGGGAGTATCTCTTCTTGACCACCGCTACCGTGGTCACTTTCTTCACGGCCTTACCGCTGCTTCATATCAAACTCTACTGGAAAATGAAGTATGGCTACTATGTGTTTCGCTCCTGGTTCGGTGAGCAGTGGCGCAaactcaaagaggaggaggagaattgCATTTACGACGCCTTTGTTTCCTACAACTCCAATGATGAAGAGTGGGTCATGGTGCAGCTGCTGCCCAACCTAGAGGGCAATGGCTCATCATTAAAACTTTGCCTGCATCACCGCGACTTCGAACCCGGGCGTGACATTATTGACAACATTGTCACTGCCGTGTACAGCAGTCGCAAAACCATCTGCGTGGTGAGCCGGAATTTCCTCCAAAGCGAGTGGTGCTCTTTGGAAATCCAGCTGGCCAGCTACCGGCTCTTTGATGAACACCGTGACGTACTACTGCTTGTCTTCCTGGAGCCAGTCTCAGAACGTCAAATGTCCTCCTACCACCGCATGAGGAAGGTCATGCTGAAGAAAACTTACCTCCAGTGGCCTGCCTCAGACTGCGTTAACCCTGAGCAGGCCCAGGAGCTCTTCTGGAGTCAGTTGCGTCGTGCGCTAAAGACCGGGGGCAAACTGGAAATAGAGGACAACAATGAAACTCCTGACAGTGACGATTTGGGAGAGTCTGACACTCAGACTCTCATAGCAGATGGAAACTTTTATACATATTAA